The following are encoded together in the Salmonella enterica subsp. enterica serovar Choleraesuis genome:
- the speF2 gene encoding ornithine decarboxylase SpeF, with product MPKFNNKVAVSSGINHAFNTQRKITSIEATDFTDVAAIVISGQDAHSGVLTRIESTGFNIPVFIAAPVDDSLEIALIKRVTGVLELKDSLRDANSQQLEAAAQKYEQELLPPFFGRLVDYVGKAYSPFDCPGHQGGQFFLRHPAGRQFFEYFGETLFRSDLCNADVAMGDLLIHEGAPCEAQQHAAKVYNADKTYFVLNGTSAANKVVLNALLTPGDLVLFDRNNHKSIHQGALLQAGATPVYLETARNPFGFIGGIDSHCFEEHYLRELIREAAPHRAADKRPFRLAVIQLGTYDGTIYNARQVVDKIGPLCDYILFDSAWVGYEQFIPMMEECSPLLLELDENDPGILVTQSVHKQQAGFSQTSQIHKKDKHIKGQERYVNHKRMNNAFMMHASTSPFYPLFAALDVNAKMHAGASGKRMWLECVKNGIEARKLLLANCRYIKPFIPDVVAGAKWQDHDTEEMARSLRFFNFVPGERWHAFDGYAERQYFVDPCKLMLTTPGIDAVTGEYESFGVPATILAHFLRENGIIPEKCDLNSILFLMTPAETMAKLQHLVAQIARFEQLLDLDAPMAEVLPSLYAKYQQRYRGYSLRQLCQEMHDLYVSHDVKTLQKNMFRKSGFPQVAMNPQQANIEYVRGNAELVPVAEIAGRTAAEGALPYPPGVLCVVPGEIWGGAVQRYFLALEDGINKLPGFAPELQGVYIQPDENGYQCAFGYVIKQ from the coding sequence ATGCCGAAGTTTAATAATAAAGTAGCCGTCAGTTCTGGTATCAATCATGCTTTCAATACCCAGAGAAAAATAACGAGTATTGAAGCGACCGATTTTACCGACGTCGCGGCAATTGTTATCTCAGGACAGGATGCGCACAGCGGCGTGCTCACGCGAATTGAAAGCACCGGCTTTAATATTCCGGTATTTATTGCCGCTCCGGTCGATGATTCGCTGGAGATTGCGCTGATTAAGCGAGTAACCGGCGTACTGGAGCTGAAGGACAGCCTAAGGGATGCTAACAGCCAGCAGCTCGAAGCCGCTGCACAAAAGTATGAACAGGAGTTGTTGCCCCCTTTCTTTGGCCGCCTGGTAGATTATGTTGGCAAAGCTTACAGCCCTTTTGATTGCCCCGGACACCAGGGCGGGCAATTCTTCCTGCGCCATCCGGCTGGCCGCCAGTTTTTTGAATACTTCGGCGAAACATTATTCCGCTCTGATCTGTGCAACGCCGATGTGGCAATGGGCGATCTATTGATCCACGAAGGTGCGCCCTGCGAGGCCCAGCAACATGCGGCTAAGGTCTATAACGCGGATAAAACCTATTTTGTACTTAATGGTACCTCGGCGGCGAATAAGGTGGTGCTGAATGCCCTGCTGACGCCGGGAGATCTGGTGCTGTTTGACCGCAATAATCACAAATCCATTCACCAGGGTGCTTTGCTCCAGGCCGGTGCTACCCCGGTTTATCTGGAAACGGCCCGTAATCCGTTTGGTTTTATCGGTGGGATCGACAGCCACTGTTTTGAAGAACACTATTTGCGCGAGCTTATCCGTGAAGCCGCCCCCCATCGCGCTGCGGATAAACGCCCATTCCGTCTGGCGGTGATTCAGTTAGGCACTTACGACGGCACGATTTATAACGCCCGTCAGGTCGTGGATAAAATCGGCCCGCTATGTGACTACATTCTGTTTGATTCGGCGTGGGTTGGGTATGAGCAGTTTATCCCGATGATGGAAGAGTGTTCTCCATTGCTGCTGGAGCTGGATGAAAACGATCCCGGCATACTGGTGACTCAGTCGGTGCATAAGCAGCAGGCTGGTTTTTCACAGACTTCGCAAATCCATAAAAAAGATAAACATATCAAAGGACAAGAACGCTACGTTAACCACAAACGTATGAACAACGCCTTTATGATGCACGCTTCTACCAGCCCGTTTTATCCGTTGTTTGCCGCCCTGGACGTTAATGCCAAAATGCATGCCGGAGCCAGTGGCAAACGGATGTGGCTGGAGTGTGTGAAAAACGGCATTGAAGCACGCAAGCTGCTGCTCGCTAACTGCCGCTATATTAAGCCTTTCATTCCGGACGTAGTGGCCGGAGCAAAATGGCAGGATCACGACACTGAAGAGATGGCGCGCTCGCTACGCTTTTTTAATTTTGTTCCCGGCGAGCGCTGGCATGCATTTGATGGCTATGCCGAACGGCAATACTTTGTTGATCCCTGCAAGCTGATGCTGACCACGCCGGGTATTGACGCCGTGACCGGGGAGTATGAGTCATTTGGGGTGCCGGCCACTATTCTGGCTCATTTCCTGCGTGAAAACGGCATTATCCCGGAGAAATGCGATCTTAACTCAATCCTATTTTTAATGACGCCGGCCGAAACGATGGCGAAATTACAGCATCTGGTGGCTCAGATTGCCCGGTTTGAGCAACTACTTGACCTCGATGCGCCAATGGCCGAAGTCTTGCCCTCTCTGTATGCCAAATATCAGCAGCGCTACCGGGGATACAGCCTGCGCCAGCTTTGCCAGGAGATGCACGATCTTTACGTCAGCCATGATGTGAAAACCCTGCAAAAAAATATGTTCCGCAAGTCAGGCTTCCCACAGGTGGCGATGAATCCGCAGCAGGCCAATATCGAATATGTACGCGGGAATGCGGAACTGGTGCCCGTGGCTGAGATTGCGGGACGCACCGCCGCCGAGGGAGCGTTACCTTATCCTCCCGGCGTACTGTGCGTGGTTCCCGGTGAAATCTGGGGCGGTGCGGTTCAGCGCTATTTCCTGGCGCTGGAGGATGGCATTAATAAACTTCCGGGCTTTGCGCCTGAATTGCAGGGTGTCTACATTCAGCCGGATGAAAATGGTTATCAGTGTGCTTTTGGCTATGTAATTAAACAGTAA